In Oscillatoria acuminata PCC 6304, a single window of DNA contains:
- a CDS encoding tetratricopeptide repeat protein, producing MDLAPLTALCARIAGQSTLVLVTLLLSVGAATAQRPTPPPPPRPLVPVEQTPASSTPEAVTPAPSADPTPPAETTPAATVEDEPENAPESEAAQQEVLQQTSELDPAVQQQIQAEVDRAFMRTMSPLAAAIAGLVVLPVAATLGGIWLLRKSVANQVTSEVREQFRQTPPSQLPASQKGGGLVKSEKDGMPLALSEEPKSTAKLNELISMALATQNLISEARTTLEESMKMQTRMEEPFQEIFGIYVTQGNELFREGKYENAVEMYDKATEINPECYEAFLGQGVAYTRLERYDEAIAAYNKAIRTSSDKADAWYGKARCYALKSDTDMAVDNLRQAISLNPEIREMAQHESDFNSVRETESFDTLMRS from the coding sequence ATGGATCTAGCGCCGCTCACCGCACTGTGCGCGAGGATCGCTGGACAAAGCACCCTGGTTCTGGTGACGCTCTTGCTGTCGGTGGGTGCAGCAACGGCACAACGTCCGACCCCTCCCCCTCCACCCAGACCCCTGGTCCCTGTTGAACAGACTCCGGCATCATCTACTCCCGAGGCAGTCACTCCGGCCCCTTCTGCGGACCCCACCCCACCGGCGGAAACTACTCCGGCAGCCACTGTAGAGGATGAACCGGAGAATGCCCCGGAATCAGAAGCGGCCCAGCAAGAGGTGTTACAACAAACTTCGGAACTTGATCCAGCGGTTCAACAGCAGATCCAAGCGGAAGTAGACCGCGCTTTTATGCGGACCATGAGTCCCTTAGCTGCTGCGATCGCCGGATTAGTGGTTCTTCCCGTGGCAGCAACCTTGGGCGGAATTTGGCTGCTCAGAAAAAGCGTCGCCAATCAGGTTACAAGTGAGGTGAGAGAACAATTCAGACAAACCCCTCCCTCACAACTCCCGGCCTCACAGAAGGGAGGAGGATTGGTCAAAAGTGAGAAAGATGGAATGCCCTTGGCTCTCTCAGAAGAACCGAAGAGTACCGCTAAATTAAACGAGTTGATTTCAATGGCCTTAGCGACTCAAAATTTAATTTCAGAAGCTCGCACCACCCTGGAAGAGTCGATGAAAATGCAAACCCGGATGGAGGAACCCTTCCAGGAAATTTTTGGCATTTATGTCACCCAAGGGAATGAGTTATTTCGGGAAGGGAAATATGAAAATGCCGTGGAGATGTATGATAAGGCCACGGAAATTAATCCTGAGTGTTATGAAGCGTTTTTAGGTCAGGGAGTCGCCTATACAAGATTGGAACGCTACGACGAGGCGATCGCAGCGTATAACAAAGCCATTCGCACCAGTTCCGACAAAGCCGATGCCTGGTACGGAAAAGCGCGCTGCTATGCCTTGAAATCTGATACAGATATGGCCGTGGATAACCTCCGGCAGGCCATTTCTCTCAATCCCGAAATTAGAGAAATGGCTCAACATGAGTCTGACTTTAACTCCGTTCGAGAAACGGAATCTTTTGATACGTTGATGCGTTCTTAA
- the rpsN gene encoding 30S ribosomal protein S14: MAKKSMIEREKKRKALVEKYIDKRFELKAQFAATTDPEEKLRIHRQIQQLPRNSAPNRVRNRCWLTGRPRGYYRDFGLSRNVIREMAHEGLLPGVVKSSW, encoded by the coding sequence ATGGCTAAGAAATCCATGATCGAGCGGGAAAAGAAACGCAAAGCGCTCGTTGAGAAATACATCGATAAGCGGTTTGAGCTAAAAGCGCAATTTGCCGCCACGACGGATCCAGAAGAAAAATTGCGAATTCACCGCCAAATTCAACAACTGCCCCGCAATAGCGCCCCCAACCGGGTCCGTAACCGTTGCTGGCTGACGGGACGTCCCAGAGGGTACTATCGCGATTTCGGACTCTCTCGGAACGTGATTCGGGAAATGGCTCATGAAGGACTCCTCCCTGGGGTTGTCAAGTCAAGCTGGTAG
- a CDS encoding Uma2 family endonuclease produces the protein MVQRSPQPESESLLLNLPKKLGLYVTPEQFAVLAASNQDLRLERTAGGELIVNPPTGWETGKRNSRISGELYLWWRNTGEPGEVFDSSTGFILPNRATRSPDASWVSQERWDALTLEQKGTFANICPDFVVELCSASDTLDSLQEKMREYMNNGAVLGWLIDPKNKRVEIYRVGLEVERLENSPELFGEEILPGFVLNLPRVWG, from the coding sequence ATGGTACAGAGATCCCCTCAACCGGAAAGTGAAAGTCTATTACTGAATTTGCCTAAAAAACTTGGGCTTTATGTTACCCCAGAACAGTTTGCTGTTCTGGCAGCCAGCAATCAAGATTTGCGACTGGAAAGAACCGCAGGAGGAGAGTTAATTGTGAATCCACCCACGGGTTGGGAAACGGGGAAACGTAATAGCAGGATTTCTGGCGAATTGTATCTCTGGTGGCGAAATACTGGCGAACCGGGAGAGGTTTTTGACTCCTCCACTGGCTTTATTTTACCGAATCGGGCAACTCGTTCTCCCGATGCTTCTTGGGTAAGTCAAGAGCGTTGGGATGCACTGACTCTGGAACAAAAGGGAACTTTTGCTAATATTTGTCCCGATTTTGTCGTTGAGTTGTGTTCGGCTTCAGATACTCTCGACTCCCTCCAAGAAAAAATGCGGGAGTATATGAACAATGGGGCAGTTTTAGGGTGGTTAATTGACCCTAAAAATAAAAGAGTGGAAATTTATAGGGTGGGGTTGGAAGTCGAACGGTTGGAAAATTCTCCGGAGTTATTCGGTGAAGAAATATTACCTGGTTTTGTCTTAAATTTGCCTCGGGTATGGGGTTAA
- a CDS encoding DUF3800 domain-containing protein, with protein MLLLYVDEGGTGWDDPQTDFFLLSAFAIPIEKWLELDSWVLSFKQNFFKSKNHDDWEIKARNIWQGQGLFKKVNREHRIRFFLELSQKISELPCHIIATKINKNLLRKSSENIDSDTDLYRFSFYYLLDELNLFMKSSNETGILFMDSRSTQHTAVQDNRVIKAYRDWASQQKEPHTFLQLPWFGFSEFYTGLQLADYVTYLIDRRPIEEEKYQMSMKDGTSSSSSEKFLQAYRLVEPKIRLITRPLPRHQIEFEDRSGGLV; from the coding sequence ATGCTGTTACTATATGTTGATGAAGGAGGCACGGGTTGGGATGACCCACAGACAGATTTTTTCTTGTTGAGCGCTTTTGCAATTCCTATAGAAAAATGGTTGGAACTTGATTCATGGGTTTTGTCTTTTAAACAAAATTTTTTTAAAAGTAAAAACCATGACGATTGGGAAATTAAGGCACGAAATATTTGGCAAGGTCAAGGTCTTTTTAAGAAAGTGAATCGGGAACACCGTATTCGCTTTTTTTTGGAACTGTCGCAAAAGATAAGTGAGTTGCCTTGCCATATAATAGCCACAAAAATCAATAAAAATTTGCTGAGAAAAAGCTCTGAAAATATTGATAGTGATACGGACTTGTATCGATTTTCATTCTATTATTTGCTCGACGAGTTGAATTTATTCATGAAAAGCTCCAATGAAACAGGAATTCTCTTTATGGATTCTCGCTCGACTCAACATACGGCAGTTCAGGACAACCGGGTGATAAAAGCTTATCGAGATTGGGCTAGTCAACAAAAAGAACCTCATACTTTTTTACAATTGCCTTGGTTCGGATTTTCTGAATTTTACACCGGGTTGCAGCTAGCAGATTATGTTACTTACTTAATCGATAGGAGGCCAATAGAAGAGGAAAAATACCAGATGTCGATGAAGGATGGCACATCCAGTAGCAGTAGTGAAAAGTTCCTACAAGCCTACAGATTGGTAGAACCTAAAATTAGATTAATTACAAGACCTCTGCCCCGTCACCAAATTGAGTTTGAGGATCGTTCTGGAGGCTTGGTTTAA
- a CDS encoding L28 family ribosomal protein — MKHEKNRRRSAWRPNAQNRKLFCETANQWRSFRILTNTKKCWNDWKTSKM; from the coding sequence ATAAAGCATGAGAAAAACAGGAGGCGATCGGCATGGAGACCAAACGCTCAAAACCGCAAATTGTTCTGCGAGACGGCAAACCAGTGGCGGTCATTTAGGATATTGACGAATACCAAGAAATGCTGGAACGACTGGAAGACATCGAAGATGTAG
- a CDS encoding DUF3598 family protein: MGTQWENFLQNLGEWEGSFTRLSPTGILLEDTPTRLSLEGLDENQQVRLTLRFFAPGGNWQTDPPVKEVVQEYQSLGRHILFFDSGAFSQASMQLSPVSNLLIEFGFICGNRRLRAVHQFAVGGEAERFTLVREKRVGAGATENPPLTLEQLLGRWEGEAQTLFPDLRNPETFTTTLEVQRTGTDGVEQRITLASGNHRPHEIFSTGRVEGSMLEFEGGAHPVRVLMLPDGASLTFPHRVEVGQMFFLEAGWLIEPTLRQRLMGSYSPKGEWTSLTFVTERKVG, from the coding sequence ATGGGAACGCAATGGGAAAATTTCCTGCAAAATCTGGGAGAGTGGGAGGGGTCGTTCACGAGACTCTCACCCACGGGCATCTTACTCGAAGATACCCCCACCCGACTTTCATTGGAGGGATTAGACGAAAATCAACAGGTGCGCCTCACCCTCCGATTTTTTGCCCCAGGGGGTAATTGGCAGACGGACCCCCCGGTTAAGGAAGTGGTCCAAGAATACCAATCTTTGGGGCGGCATATTTTATTTTTTGATTCCGGAGCATTTTCCCAGGCGTCGATGCAACTGTCCCCCGTCTCCAATTTGCTGATTGAGTTCGGGTTTATCTGCGGTAACCGTCGCTTGCGGGCGGTACATCAATTTGCGGTGGGGGGTGAGGCGGAACGGTTTACCCTGGTGCGAGAAAAGCGGGTGGGTGCGGGGGCGACGGAAAATCCGCCCCTGACCCTAGAGCAATTGTTGGGACGGTGGGAAGGGGAAGCCCAGACGCTTTTTCCGGATTTGCGAAATCCGGAGACTTTCACAACGACTCTGGAGGTGCAAAGAACGGGGACAGACGGTGTAGAGCAACGGATTACTTTGGCAAGTGGCAATCATCGCCCTCATGAAATCTTTTCTACGGGGCGCGTTGAAGGATCGATGCTGGAGTTCGAGGGGGGTGCTCATCCAGTCCGGGTGTTGATGCTGCCGGATGGGGCTTCCCTGACTTTTCCTCACCGGGTGGAAGTGGGGCAGATGTTCTTTTTAGAGGCGGGTTGGTTAATTGAACCCACCCTGCGGCAGCGGTTAATGGGCAGTTACAGTCCGAAGGGAGAATGGACCAGCCTCACTTTTGTGACTGAGCGCAAGGTGGGATAA
- the aat gene encoding leucyl/phenylalanyl-tRNA--protein transferase has protein sequence MEFDIPSIIQGYAQGYFLMANVGDESVGWYSSRKRALIPLDDRFRYPSSLKRVLNQERFTVAIDRDFQAVVEGCSDRETTWISPELKEIYWELHSQGWAHSFETWQGDTLAGGILGIAIGGAFIGESMFYRIPEGSKVAMVKLVERLRDRQFMLFDAQMSNPHLDRFGAYTISDREYQTLLQKALQRSCSLV, from the coding sequence ATGGAATTTGATATTCCGTCAATCATCCAAGGTTACGCTCAAGGCTATTTTTTGATGGCGAATGTGGGCGATGAGAGCGTCGGGTGGTACTCCAGTCGCAAGCGAGCGCTGATTCCCCTAGACGATCGCTTCCGCTATCCTTCATCCCTGAAGCGCGTCCTCAATCAAGAACGGTTCACCGTGGCGATCGACCGAGATTTTCAGGCAGTCGTCGAGGGGTGTTCCGATCGCGAGACGACTTGGATTTCTCCTGAATTAAAAGAAATTTATTGGGAACTACACTCCCAAGGTTGGGCCCATAGTTTTGAAACCTGGCAAGGAGATACCCTTGCTGGAGGGATTTTGGGAATTGCGATCGGGGGCGCTTTTATTGGCGAATCCATGTTTTATCGGATTCCGGAAGGGTCAAAGGTGGCAATGGTGAAGCTCGTAGAACGACTGCGCGATCGCCAGTTTATGTTATTTGATGCCCAAATGAGCAACCCCCATTTGGACCGATTTGGAGCCTACACCATCAGCGATCGGGAATATCAAACCCTACTCCAAAAAGCCCTACAACGCTCCTGTTCTTTAGTCTAA
- a CDS encoding serine protease codes for MVINKPSEMLLVGALLLLTPTLHSCQILPSISQPQINPNLSPEELHQLASAITVKVIGGESAGSGTIIRKVGRTYTVVTNQHVLQAVQGTSKYRLETNKEDELISVANIRIQTSDGLDYPATIVRGENINFQDNDLGLLEFNADKTYDVGTFPKSDLALKPGEKVWAAGFPAESPTPTSIVTEGTVSLIPDQALEQGYQLGYSNPIQNGMSGGPILNRQGDIIGFNGRQGNPLFGDPFVYANGDRPTDRERQKMVGLSWGLPVSVLAEAAPAMMKEAEPSLTGVAKQVYDNAKAVTVRIEARDKKYPSLDPIPGSGVIIAKQKNTYYVATARHVVESSGQNYELIAPDGRRYRIDYSKIKQQDGQDVALVQFISNEIYSIATLADYRVKEEERPWVFTAGWPKGESLRNRYFEFTPGFLFSSEQSSLAAQNTASLTQGYEMVYTNSTQGGMSGGPVLDIQGRVVGIHGRAESGEFGGVQLGRSLGIPANTLLGSLQVWGIEREWLQVETDPPPELDIHKDIHKFVDMIAALAVTQKTAPKQDATARDWINYGNQLWRVGRSEQAIEAFNQAIHLNRNSYAAWYARGLALSAADRDREAVWSFEQAIVIDNTPHEAWREQGKSLLFLKQYPQALASIDQAIQRQNQDAVLYMFRAGILSALNRYQEAVAAYTIAIDITPHSWAYNNRGAIRKDLGDVQGAIDDFNQAIKINPQNTNAYYNRGNARKESGDWQGVIADYTKAIDLNPQYADAYNNRGVARKDSGDLSGAIADYTKAIELNPLYAGAYYNRGYARKDSGDLSGAIDDYNQAIKINPQDAEAYVRRGIARAHSGDLPGAISDFTETIKINPQYALAYNNRGNARKDSGDLAGAIDDYNQAIKINPQLALAYNNRGNARRNSGDLSGAISDFTEAIKINPQYADAYYNRGVASSILEDMPGAISDFTEAIKINPQYADAYLNRGIVSSMSEDMPGAISDFTEAIKINPQYADAYYNRGVARYLSEDKQGGIEDIQKGEQLLCQQGKPECQQAKDALKQIEVGRSGVGQKNNLIE; via the coding sequence ATGGTGATTAACAAACCCTCAGAAATGCTCCTCGTGGGTGCGCTCCTTTTGCTCACCCCAACCCTGCATAGCTGCCAGATATTGCCGAGTATTTCCCAACCCCAGATTAACCCGAACTTATCCCCAGAAGAATTGCACCAACTCGCCTCAGCCATTACCGTAAAAGTCATCGGGGGTGAGTCAGCCGGTTCCGGAACCATCATCAGAAAAGTAGGCAGAACCTATACCGTAGTCACCAATCAGCACGTTTTGCAGGCAGTCCAGGGAACCAGCAAATATCGTCTGGAAACCAACAAAGAGGATGAATTGATATCGGTCGCAAATATCCGCATCCAAACATCAGACGGCTTAGATTATCCCGCCACAATAGTTAGAGGGGAAAATATCAACTTTCAGGATAACGACTTAGGCTTGCTGGAATTTAACGCCGATAAAACGTATGACGTGGGGACATTTCCTAAGTCTGACCTGGCATTAAAACCCGGGGAAAAAGTCTGGGCGGCAGGTTTTCCCGCTGAATCCCCCACCCCCACCAGCATCGTCACCGAAGGGACAGTCTCCCTCATCCCAGACCAAGCCTTAGAACAAGGATATCAACTGGGGTACAGTAATCCCATCCAAAACGGCATGAGTGGCGGACCAATTCTCAACCGCCAAGGGGATATCATCGGCTTTAATGGCCGACAGGGGAATCCCCTATTTGGCGACCCCTTTGTATATGCCAATGGCGATCGGCCCACAGACAGAGAACGCCAAAAGATGGTGGGACTAAGTTGGGGGTTGCCTGTGTCGGTGTTGGCCGAAGCAGCACCGGCAATGATGAAAGAAGCCGAACCCTCTCTGACGGGAGTGGCGAAGCAAGTCTATGACAATGCTAAAGCGGTAACAGTTCGCATCGAGGCGCGGGATAAAAAATATCCATCATTAGATCCCATCCCAGGCTCTGGGGTCATCATTGCCAAACAGAAAAACACTTATTATGTAGCCACCGCACGCCATGTGGTGGAATCTTCAGGCCAAAATTATGAACTGATTGCTCCAGACGGTCGCCGTTACCGGATTGATTACAGCAAAATCAAACAACAGGACGGTCAAGACGTGGCGTTGGTGCAGTTCATCAGTAATGAAATCTATTCGATCGCGACTTTAGCTGATTATCGGGTGAAAGAAGAGGAGCGCCCGTGGGTGTTTACTGCCGGTTGGCCCAAGGGAGAATCTCTGAGAAATCGGTACTTTGAGTTTACTCCAGGATTCCTATTTAGTTCAGAACAGAGCTCACTGGCAGCCCAAAACACCGCATCTCTGACTCAGGGATACGAGATGGTGTACACTAATAGCACCCAGGGAGGGATGAGCGGGGGGCCAGTATTGGATATCCAAGGACGAGTGGTGGGTATCCACGGACGGGCTGAAAGTGGAGAATTTGGGGGCGTGCAACTGGGGCGAAGTTTGGGCATACCCGCGAATACGCTGTTAGGCAGTTTGCAAGTATGGGGAATTGAGCGGGAGTGGTTGCAGGTAGAAACTGATCCCCCTCCAGAATTAGATATACATAAGGATATACATAAGTTTGTAGACATGATTGCGGCTCTAGCGGTCACTCAAAAAACAGCCCCCAAACAAGATGCCACTGCTAGGGATTGGATTAACTATGGCAATCAACTCTGGCGGGTGGGTCGTTCTGAGCAAGCAATTGAGGCATTTAATCAAGCGATTCACCTTAACCGCAATTCCTATGCTGCTTGGTACGCCAGGGGTTTAGCGTTAAGTGCAGCAGACCGGGATAGAGAGGCAGTCTGGTCTTTTGAGCAAGCGATTGTCATTGATAATACACCCCATGAAGCATGGCGAGAGCAGGGTAAATCACTGTTATTTTTAAAACAATACCCACAGGCTCTGGCATCAATCGATCAAGCGATTCAACGCCAAAATCAGGATGCCGTGCTTTATATGTTTCGCGCAGGAATACTGTCAGCATTAAATCGCTACCAGGAAGCTGTGGCGGCTTACACTATAGCTATTGACATTACACCCCATTCCTGGGCTTACAACAACCGTGGTGCTATCCGTAAGGACCTAGGAGATGTGCAGGGGGCGATAGATGACTTCAACCAAGCGATTAAAATCAATCCCCAGAATACCAATGCTTACTATAACCGGGGTAATGCCCGTAAGGAATCAGGAGATTGGCAGGGGGTGATCGCAGACTACACCAAAGCGATTGATCTCAATCCTCAATATGCCGACGCTTATAACAACCGAGGTGTTGCCCGTAAAGATTCAGGAGATTTGTCCGGGGCAATCGCAGACTATACCAAAGCGATTGAACTCAATCCCCTGTATGCTGGGGCGTATTACAACCGAGGTTATGCTCGTAAAGATTCAGGAGATTTGTCTGGGGCAATAGATGACTACAACCAAGCGATTAAAATCAATCCCCAAGATGCCGAGGCTTATGTCCGTCGAGGTATTGCTCGTGCCCACTCAGGAGACTTGCCGGGGGCGATCTCGGACTTCACTGAAACGATTAAAATCAATCCCCAGTATGCCTTGGCTTATAACAATAGGGGTAATGCCCGTAAAGACTCAGGAGATTTGGCGGGGGCAATAGATGACTACAACCAAGCGATTAAAATCAATCCCCAGTTAGCCTTAGCTTACAACAATAGGGGTAATGCCCGTAGGAATTCAGGAGACTTGTCCGGCGCAATCTCTGACTTCACCGAAGCGATTAAAATTAATCCCCAGTATGCTGATGCTTACTACAACCGGGGTGTTGCCAGTTCTATATTAGAAGATATGCCAGGAGCAATCTCTGACTTCACCGAAGCGATTAAAATTAATCCCCAGTATGCTGATGCTTATCTCAACCGGGGTATTGTCAGTTCTATGTCAGAAGATATGCCGGGAGCAATCTCTGACTTCACCGAAGCGATTAAAATTAATCCCCAGTATGCTGATGCTTACTACAACAGAGGTGTTGCCCGTTATCTCTCAGAAGACAAACAGGGTGGCATAGAGGATATACAGAAAGGGGAACAGCTATTATGCCAGCAAGGAAAACCAGAATGCCAACAAGCAAAAGATGCCCTCAAACAGATAGAAGTGGGGAGATCAGGAGTGGGACAGAAAAATAACCTTATCGAATGA
- a CDS encoding TIGR02587 family membrane protein has product MMGKREGKSHQKWEWAEESDELIRGISGGFLFGIPLLYTMEVWWIGSYSKASMRLVALAITYLVVFFFNRTAGFRRNQDIEMRWRDTAMESVEAIAIGLVSATVVLILLRQIDIHTPLNEALGKAIFEGLPFSLGVALATSLMSGDRVELNLENNNTKGNSTKATEIENNLADLGATLIGAIFIAFNIAPTDEVSMLTAASSSPWQIAVVVSSLLISYCIVFAAGFRGQKRRYKQRGVFQDPLGETLICYLVSLGASVVMLWFFQKLNFSDPWQIWLNHSIILGLPAAIGGAAGRLAV; this is encoded by the coding sequence ATGATGGGAAAGCGCGAGGGAAAGTCTCACCAAAAATGGGAATGGGCGGAAGAATCGGATGAGCTAATTCGGGGGATTTCTGGAGGATTTTTGTTTGGAATTCCCCTATTGTACACGATGGAAGTGTGGTGGATCGGTTCGTATAGTAAAGCGTCGATGAGACTGGTGGCGCTGGCGATTACCTATTTGGTGGTGTTTTTCTTCAATCGCACGGCGGGATTTCGGCGCAACCAAGATATCGAGATGCGATGGCGGGATACGGCGATGGAGAGTGTGGAAGCGATCGCGATCGGCTTGGTTTCGGCAACAGTGGTGTTGATATTATTGCGCCAAATCGATATTCACACGCCTCTGAATGAAGCACTGGGAAAAGCGATTTTTGAAGGATTGCCCTTTTCGTTAGGGGTAGCGCTGGCAACGTCATTGATGAGTGGCGATCGCGTTGAATTAAATTTGGAGAATAATAACACCAAAGGCAATTCAACAAAAGCAACAGAAATAGAAAACAATTTAGCCGATTTGGGTGCCACTTTAATCGGGGCAATTTTTATTGCCTTTAACATCGCACCTACTGATGAAGTTTCCATGCTGACGGCGGCGAGTTCTTCCCCTTGGCAAATTGCCGTAGTGGTTTCTTCTTTGCTGATTTCTTACTGTATTGTATTTGCAGCGGGATTTCGGGGACAAAAAAGACGATATAAACAGCGAGGGGTATTTCAAGATCCGTTAGGAGAAACCTTAATTTGCTATTTAGTATCTTTGGGTGCATCGGTGGTGATGTTGTGGTTTTTCCAGAAACTTAACTTTAGCGATCCTTGGCAAATTTGGCTGAATCATAGTATAATATTGGGACTTCCAGCAGCGATCGGCGGTGCAGCGGGGAGGTTAGCGGTATGA
- a CDS encoding COP23 domain-containing protein, whose product MFTPPFTLKLCTGFGLTLLALGLASCGAQTSNSAVATPRFFCGQDPQGTYTTYAETPRGKQAFIRWKSEYFTASGWTPEARCQEVSPKFQQAADNNQLNYITNDTQNNLPVVCAAIDETERCGLMLFTLRPEDDPKTVREMLRELGRGSAMGPIPQSGSFKVYVPLSDILQNAPIE is encoded by the coding sequence ATGTTCACCCCGCCTTTCACCCTTAAACTTTGCACCGGCTTCGGTTTAACCCTCCTTGCTTTGGGTTTAGCCAGTTGCGGCGCACAAACCAGCAACAGTGCCGTTGCCACCCCGCGTTTCTTCTGCGGACAAGACCCTCAAGGGACCTACACCACCTACGCCGAAACCCCCCGAGGAAAACAAGCCTTTATTCGCTGGAAATCAGAATATTTTACCGCATCCGGCTGGACTCCCGAAGCTCGTTGCCAGGAAGTTTCTCCCAAATTCCAGCAAGCTGCGGATAATAACCAACTGAACTATATCACCAACGATACACAGAATAATTTACCCGTCGTTTGTGCGGCGATCGATGAGACTGAACGATGCGGCTTAATGTTATTTACCCTGCGCCCGGAAGATGACCCAAAAACCGTCCGAGAAATGTTAAGGGAATTGGGTCGAGGGAGTGCGATGGGTCCAATTCCTCAAAGTGGCAGTTTTAAAGTCTATGTTCCCCTGAGCGACATTCTCCAAAATGCACCCATTGAATAA
- a CDS encoding TIGR02588 family protein, with translation MTSEMKETQSKQTQQNDRRRQEIAGRSPAEWVTFSIALSIVAILIGLVSYDWMTQGDRPPILSVTPKGQIQERNQQFYVPFRVQNEGGETVASVHVIAELEIDGITYSIGEQEIEFLAKGETEEGAFVSNRDPRQGKLTMRVSSYKLP, from the coding sequence ATGACATCAGAAATGAAAGAGACGCAAAGCAAACAGACGCAACAAAACGATAGACGACGCCAAGAAATTGCAGGGCGATCGCCTGCGGAATGGGTGACATTTAGCATTGCTTTGTCAATCGTGGCGATTCTGATTGGATTGGTGAGTTATGACTGGATGACCCAGGGCGATCGCCCGCCGATTCTCTCCGTAACGCCAAAGGGACAGATTCAAGAACGCAACCAGCAATTTTACGTCCCCTTTCGGGTACAAAACGAAGGCGGAGAAACCGTCGCTTCAGTTCATGTGATTGCCGAATTAGAAATTGATGGAATTACTTATTCAATTGGAGAACAAGAAATCGAATTTTTAGCCAAAGGAGAGACAGAAGAGGGGGCATTTGTGTCAAACAGAGACCCTCGCCAAGGAAAATTAACCATGCGAGTTTCCAGTTACAAGTTACCGTAG